The sequence below is a genomic window from Flavobacterium lipolyticum.
AACGCTTTCACAATTGAGAAAGCTATGAGTATGGTTGCTGGAACAGCTAGATCTATGGGTATAACTGTATCAGGAGATGCTCCTTTTTAATTAAGAAAAAGACATGGCAAAATTAACAAAAAAGCAAAAAGAGGCTGCTTCAAAAATTGAAAAGAACAAATTATACTCTCTAAAAGATGCTGCGGCATTATTGAAAGTTGTTGCTTCTGCAAAATTTGATGAGTCTGTTGATATCGCAGTTCGTTTGGGTGTAGATCCTAGAAAAGCGAATCAAATGGTAAGAGGTGTGGTTACATTACCTCACGGAACAGGTAAAGATGTTAAAGTATTAGCATTAGTTACTCCAGATAAAGAAGCGGAAGCTAAAGAAGCTGGTGCAGACTATGTAGGTCTTGACGATTATTTACAAAAAATTAAAGACGGTTGGACTGATGTTGATGTAATCATCACTATGCCAGCTGTTATGGGTAAATTAGGTCCATTAGGTCGTATTTTAGGACCTAGAGGTTTAATGCCAAACCCTAAAACAGGTACTGTAACTATGGATGTTGCAAAAGCTGTTGCAGAGGTTAA
It includes:
- the rplA gene encoding 50S ribosomal protein L1; its protein translation is MAKLTKKQKEAASKIEKNKLYSLKDAAALLKVVASAKFDESVDIAVRLGVDPRKANQMVRGVVTLPHGTGKDVKVLALVTPDKEAEAKEAGADYVGLDDYLQKIKDGWTDVDVIITMPAVMGKLGPLGRILGPRGLMPNPKTGTVTMDVAKAVAEVKAGKIDFKVDKTGIVHAGIGKVSFGAEQIVDNAHEIIQTLIKLKPTAAKGTYIKGIHLTSTMSPAIALDPKAV